A stretch of Amycolatopsis balhimycina FH 1894 DNA encodes these proteins:
- the mraZ gene encoding division/cell wall cluster transcriptional repressor MraZ, producing MFLGTHTPKLDDKGRLALPAKFRDALAGGLMLTKGQDHCLFVFPRAEFEQMARKVAEAPFTNEAVRAYQRYLFAGTDEQRPDGQGRITIAPELRRYAGLSKECVVIGAITRLEIWDAQAWQGYLEEHEDSYAKAREEVLPGVF from the coding sequence GTGTTCCTCGGCACCCACACCCCGAAGCTGGACGACAAGGGGCGGCTCGCGCTGCCCGCGAAGTTCCGTGACGCCTTGGCGGGTGGGCTGATGCTTACCAAGGGGCAGGACCACTGCCTCTTCGTCTTCCCCCGCGCCGAGTTCGAGCAGATGGCGCGCAAGGTCGCCGAGGCCCCGTTCACCAACGAGGCGGTTCGGGCCTACCAGCGCTACCTGTTCGCCGGCACGGACGAGCAACGCCCTGACGGGCAGGGGCGCATCACCATCGCGCCCGAGCTCCGCCGCTACGCGGGGCTCAGCAAGGAGTGCGTGGTGATCGGGGCGATCACCAGGCTGGAGATCTGGGACGCCCAAGCGTGGCAGGGCTACCTGGAGGAACACGAAGACAGCTACGCGAAGGCTCGAGAGGAAGTACTGCCGGGCGTCTTCTAG
- the rsmH gene encoding 16S rRNA (cytosine(1402)-N(4))-methyltransferase RsmH, which yields MTAPEHVPVLLDRIVELFTPVFADRDGVLVDATVGLGGHSDALLEAFPRLRLVALDRDPAALEKSAERLARHGDRVDLVHTVYDGLPEALESVGLRKADGILFDLGVSSMQLDRAERGFAYSKDSPLDMRMDPTTGFTAADVLNTYTPGELIRILRDYGEERFAQRIVKAVVAARAKEPFTNSGRLVELLYDAVPAATRRTGGHPAKRTFQALRIEVNGELEVLRRAMPAALGALKTGARIVVESYQSLEDRLVKQALAELAKSRTPEGLPVELPGHGPEFKLLTRGAEKAGEEEIERNPRAASVRLRAAERIGEPR from the coding sequence ATGACAGCACCCGAACACGTCCCGGTGCTGCTCGACCGGATCGTCGAGCTGTTCACTCCCGTGTTCGCCGACCGTGACGGCGTCCTCGTGGACGCCACCGTCGGCCTCGGCGGGCATTCCGACGCCCTCCTCGAAGCCTTTCCGCGGCTGCGCCTCGTCGCGCTCGACCGCGACCCCGCGGCGCTGGAGAAGTCGGCGGAACGCCTCGCCCGGCACGGCGACCGCGTCGACCTCGTGCACACCGTCTACGACGGACTTCCGGAGGCCCTCGAAAGCGTGGGCCTCCGAAAGGCCGACGGCATCCTGTTCGACCTCGGCGTCTCGTCGATGCAGCTGGACCGGGCCGAGCGCGGGTTCGCCTATTCCAAGGACTCGCCGCTGGACATGCGGATGGACCCGACCACCGGGTTCACCGCCGCCGACGTGCTCAACACCTACACCCCCGGCGAGCTGATCCGGATCCTGCGGGACTACGGCGAGGAACGCTTCGCCCAGCGGATCGTCAAAGCGGTCGTCGCCGCGCGGGCGAAGGAGCCGTTCACGAACAGCGGGCGCCTGGTCGAGCTGCTCTACGACGCCGTCCCGGCCGCCACCCGGCGGACCGGCGGGCACCCGGCCAAGCGCACGTTCCAGGCGCTGCGGATCGAGGTCAACGGCGAACTCGAAGTGCTCCGCCGCGCCATGCCCGCCGCACTGGGCGCGCTGAAGACGGGTGCACGCATCGTCGTCGAGTCGTACCAGTCCCTGGAGGACCGCCTGGTCAAGCAGGCGCTGGCCGAGCTCGCGAAGTCCCGCACCCCGGAAGGGCTTCCGGTGGAGCTGCCCGGCCACGGGCCGGAGTTCAAGCTCCTGACGCGGGGCGCCGAGAAGGCCGGCGAAGAGGAGATCGAACGTAACCCGCGCGCCGCTTCGGTGCGGCTGCGGGCCGCAGAGAGGATCGGAGAGCCGCGATGA